One genomic region from Pecten maximus chromosome 5, xPecMax1.1, whole genome shotgun sequence encodes:
- the LOC117327099 gene encoding putative protein 2 isoform X2, with protein sequence MKVLAILIVICVVESVFTEKVPTAQPTLQQTSFEDKRCKCVCPKLVSNITKNEQSVYIKDILDPEDCKCKHVVTNATDELCVQCECKYEERNTTTIKVVVIFIICVVSLLFVYMLFLLCLDPLIARRPTQYQQQTNEEDDHSVSQMSSRPEMTRQRSIINRVTDEQKKWKGTVQEQRKTIYDRHALLN encoded by the exons ATGAAGGTTCTTGCCATACTCATCGTAATTTGTGTTGTTGAATCTGTATTTACAGAG AAAGTTCCCACTGCCCAACCAACCCTACAGCAAACAAGCTTTGAGGACAAGAGATGCAAGTGTGTGTGTCCTAAACTTGTCTCCAACATTACCAAAAATGAACAGAGTGTTTACATCAAAGATATACTGGATCCTGAAGATTG TAAATGCAAGCATGTGGTGACCAATGCTACCGATGAACTCTGTGTTCAGTGTGAATGTAAATACGAGGAACGTAACACGACCACTATCAAG GTGGTGGTGATCTTCATCATCTGTGTCGTGTCTCTACTGTTCGTGTACATGTTGTTCCTCCTGTGTCTGGATCCGCTGATCGCGCGACGTCCCACCCAGTACCAACAACAGACAAATGAGGAG GATGATCACTCCGTTTCCCAGATGTCCAGTCGTCCGGAAATGACCAGACAGCGATCAATCATAAATCGTGTGACGGACGAACAAAAGAAATGGAAGGGGACAGTACAGGAACAGAGGAAGACAATCTACGACAGACATGCTCTCCTCAACTAA
- the LOC117327099 gene encoding transmembrane protein 9-like isoform X1, with product MKVLAILIVICVVESVFTEKVPTAQPTLQQTSFEDKRCKCVCPKLVSNITKNEQSVYIKDILDPEDCKCKHVVTNATDELCVQCECKYEERNTTTIKVVVIFIICVVSLLFVYMLFLLCLDPLIARRPTQYQQQTNEEVNLDDHSVSQMSSRPEMTRQRSIINRVTDEQKKWKGTVQEQRKTIYDRHALLN from the exons ATGAAGGTTCTTGCCATACTCATCGTAATTTGTGTTGTTGAATCTGTATTTACAGAG AAAGTTCCCACTGCCCAACCAACCCTACAGCAAACAAGCTTTGAGGACAAGAGATGCAAGTGTGTGTGTCCTAAACTTGTCTCCAACATTACCAAAAATGAACAGAGTGTTTACATCAAAGATATACTGGATCCTGAAGATTG TAAATGCAAGCATGTGGTGACCAATGCTACCGATGAACTCTGTGTTCAGTGTGAATGTAAATACGAGGAACGTAACACGACCACTATCAAG GTGGTGGTGATCTTCATCATCTGTGTCGTGTCTCTACTGTTCGTGTACATGTTGTTCCTCCTGTGTCTGGATCCGCTGATCGCGCGACGTCCCACCCAGTACCAACAACAGACAAATGAGGAGGTGAATTTG GATGATCACTCCGTTTCCCAGATGTCCAGTCGTCCGGAAATGACCAGACAGCGATCAATCATAAATCGTGTGACGGACGAACAAAAGAAATGGAAGGGGACAGTACAGGAACAGAGGAAGACAATCTACGACAGACATGCTCTCCTCAACTAA